Proteins co-encoded in one bacterium genomic window:
- a CDS encoding HEAT repeat domain-containing protein: protein MVNIASFIRLAPEIALVMLTVGCASLGSLRERRYAEVTPEQIHRAGETDDSQLAPPLRGMLEDRLDPGGTDVTDAQAIEAVIALGKVGSAKDAAVVERMLSDDPSEDVRYFSVDALAALDPDGFSTRAERLLEEEGSALVRERISELMTP from the coding sequence ATGGTGAACATCGCCTCATTCATTCGACTTGCACCGGAAATCGCGCTCGTCATGCTGACCGTTGGGTGCGCCTCGCTGGGTTCTCTGCGCGAACGCCGCTATGCCGAAGTCACACCCGAGCAAATTCACCGCGCGGGCGAAACCGACGACTCCCAGTTGGCGCCACCGCTACGCGGCATGCTCGAGGATCGATTGGATCCGGGTGGTACGGATGTGACCGATGCGCAGGCCATCGAGGCCGTCATTGCGCTTGGCAAGGTGGGTTCTGCCAAGGACGCCGCAGTTGTTGAACGCATGCTGTCGGATGATCCTTCGGAGGACGTCCGGTATTTCAGCGTCGATGCCTTGGCGGCGCTCGATCCGGATGGCTTCAGCACACGTGCGGAGCGGTTGCTCGAAGAAGAGGGAAGCGCGCTCGTGCGCGAACGGATTTCTGAACTCATGACACCGTAG
- a CDS encoding HAMP domain-containing protein, producing the protein MSLKTRFFVLSLLFVAGTVTFYLIMENQKEELRSIRHRIEDDWEETRLLMELSDQISDIHMEFEGSGLEADREMAMSHLGEALARAAEIRDHAEDDPTGDEGEEQELTSLARLDQTLHDLQAFINTSPAPGTTEEDLLRQMNALYGRSMIAIGNYNQGALEELDSSLDRLDRSEEVLENMSHTWTIGMFVLLALAWVGFGIWLLRPIRRLQKMVRYVRNGKFESVSGARAPGEIGEVISSFQDMATEIHYFTTQLEHRVQERTQELESSRRQLRQMLDLLPDAVGLATPDGKIVMANDTYRTLLSPDGVSKVKELQQGKRTPQGYFQWVSPDGTSRMLDVQELPIATVDGQTDVVLECVRDMTRQLEVEAALASSQKLAALGRLSSGMAHEINNPLTAIGACAEGLLKRLKADQLERETFFDYLQTIHDEVFRCKEITERLLDLSRRREHELKDFQPCDLIEDVTRLVGKLAESKGVTIESCLGDDAEIHSSPSAFRQVILNLLMNSIEACDNGGRIEIEGAWSNGDVQISIQDNGVGIAPEDLDHLFEPFFTRRRDQNGTGLGLYVCQGLIDALGGKLRAESEGRGKGSRFIVTLPRHPRTLTEES; encoded by the coding sequence ATGTCGCTGAAAACTCGTTTCTTTGTTCTGTCTCTCCTTTTCGTCGCCGGTACGGTGACGTTCTATCTGATTATGGAAAATCAGAAGGAGGAGCTTCGTTCCATTCGTCATCGGATTGAGGACGATTGGGAAGAGACCCGCCTGCTGATGGAACTGTCGGATCAAATCAGCGATATCCACATGGAGTTCGAAGGCAGTGGCCTGGAAGCCGACCGCGAAATGGCGATGAGCCACTTGGGCGAGGCGTTGGCGCGCGCCGCCGAAATCCGCGATCACGCGGAAGACGATCCGACCGGCGACGAAGGAGAGGAACAGGAGCTCACCTCCCTTGCACGATTGGACCAGACTCTTCACGACCTGCAGGCGTTCATCAACACGTCACCGGCGCCGGGTACCACCGAGGAAGATCTTCTCCGCCAGATGAATGCCCTGTACGGGCGCTCTATGATAGCCATCGGCAACTACAATCAGGGGGCTCTCGAGGAGCTGGATTCATCGCTGGATCGATTAGATCGCAGCGAGGAAGTCCTCGAGAACATGTCCCACACGTGGACGATCGGGATGTTCGTCCTGCTGGCCCTGGCATGGGTAGGGTTTGGCATTTGGCTTCTACGTCCGATCCGTCGGCTGCAGAAAATGGTGCGGTACGTGCGCAACGGCAAGTTCGAGTCCGTTTCTGGAGCGCGTGCCCCGGGCGAGATCGGCGAAGTGATCTCTTCGTTCCAGGACATGGCCACAGAGATTCACTACTTCACAACACAATTGGAGCATCGGGTTCAAGAGCGCACGCAGGAACTCGAATCGTCGCGGCGTCAACTGCGCCAGATGCTGGATCTCTTGCCCGATGCGGTCGGACTTGCCACTCCAGATGGAAAGATTGTGATGGCCAACGATACATATCGTACGCTGCTATCTCCCGATGGAGTCTCGAAGGTGAAGGAACTCCAGCAAGGAAAGCGAACGCCTCAGGGTTACTTCCAGTGGGTTTCGCCCGATGGCACAAGTCGCATGCTCGACGTACAGGAACTCCCGATCGCAACAGTGGATGGGCAGACCGACGTCGTCCTCGAATGTGTCCGCGACATGACACGCCAACTCGAAGTGGAAGCGGCTTTGGCATCGTCGCAGAAGCTCGCTGCGCTCGGACGCTTGTCGTCCGGAATGGCTCATGAGATCAACAATCCGCTGACGGCGATCGGCGCCTGCGCCGAAGGACTACTGAAACGGCTGAAAGCCGATCAACTGGAGCGCGAGACGTTCTTCGACTACCTGCAGACGATTCATGACGAAGTCTTCAGGTGCAAAGAAATCACTGAGCGCCTGTTGGATCTCTCGCGTCGCCGCGAGCACGAGTTGAAAGACTTCCAACCGTGCGATTTGATTGAAGACGTGACCAGACTGGTCGGAAAACTCGCCGAATCCAAGGGCGTGACAATCGAATCGTGCTTGGGAGATGATGCGGAAATCCACTCCAGCCCGAGTGCCTTCCGACAGGTCATCCTGAATCTGCTGATGAACTCGATTGAAGCCTGCGACAATGGTGGAAGGATCGAGATCGAAGGCGCATGGTCGAACGGCGATGTGCAGATTTCAATTCAGGACAACGGCGTCGGTATTGCCCCTGAAGACCTCGACCATTTGTTTGAGCCATTCTTTACACGCCGTCGCGATCAGAACGGGACCGGCCTGGGTCTGTATGTTTGCCAAGGTCTGATCGATGCACTCGGCGGCAAACTTCGGGCGGAAAGCGAAGGTCGCGGAAAAGGTTCGCGCTTCATCGTGACGTTGCCGCGCCATCCGCGGACGTTGACGGAAGAATCATAG
- a CDS encoding sigma-54 dependent transcriptional regulator: MPDKEKLHIALIDDESAIRRILGRELEGLGLTVSTFEDAASARSWLQEQTPDAIVLDVRLPGISGDQFLRELADLAPSVPVIMLTGHANVDLAVECMKLGAVDLLTKPCSIDHLELAIRRAVEGTRLREKTRTLTRHTQPLRPLPKLSGSSEPMACLRRMIGKVAGFDESVLIIGESGTGKELIARMIQQQSNRAKAAYLTVNCAAVSETLLESELFGHEKGAFTGAEERRLGFFEIADGGTLFLDEIGDMPISMQPKLLRVLQSGEFRRVGGNKALHADVRVIAATNKSLIDEVREGRFREDLMHRVNTITLDAPPLRERIEDLNELIELFSKELGEEYVGRPFGKETLDILRNYAWPGNVRELRNVVRRALILSESDEIQPEDLPRHLRQMVKPADENTEAYVFDSNMTIADLEKRHILAMLDDCGGNKTQAARKLGVSVKTLYNKLEAWQSDDEAE, from the coding sequence ATGCCAGACAAAGAGAAGCTACACATCGCACTCATCGACGATGAATCGGCTATTCGCCGCATTCTCGGGAGAGAACTGGAAGGGCTTGGGCTCACAGTGTCGACCTTCGAGGACGCTGCCAGCGCCCGGAGTTGGCTGCAGGAGCAGACGCCGGACGCCATTGTGCTCGACGTTCGCTTGCCGGGAATTTCCGGCGATCAGTTTCTCCGTGAACTCGCGGACCTGGCTCCGTCCGTCCCGGTGATCATGCTGACGGGCCACGCGAATGTCGACCTGGCTGTCGAGTGCATGAAGCTTGGGGCAGTCGATCTGCTGACGAAGCCCTGCTCCATCGATCACCTGGAACTTGCGATTCGCCGTGCCGTCGAAGGGACGCGGCTCCGAGAAAAGACCCGGACGCTGACGCGACATACACAACCGCTGCGCCCGCTGCCAAAACTGTCGGGATCGTCGGAACCGATGGCATGTCTGCGCCGCATGATTGGCAAGGTCGCGGGCTTTGACGAGTCGGTCCTTATCATCGGCGAGAGCGGAACAGGCAAGGAACTCATTGCTCGAATGATTCAGCAGCAAAGCAACCGCGCGAAGGCAGCGTACCTGACCGTCAACTGCGCGGCCGTCTCCGAGACGTTGCTGGAAAGCGAGCTGTTCGGGCACGAAAAGGGAGCCTTCACCGGCGCGGAAGAACGCCGCCTGGGATTCTTTGAAATTGCTGACGGCGGGACGCTATTTCTCGACGAGATCGGCGACATGCCGATCTCCATGCAACCCAAGTTGCTGCGCGTACTGCAGTCGGGCGAGTTCCGTCGCGTTGGTGGGAACAAGGCGCTCCATGCCGACGTGCGGGTCATCGCCGCCACGAACAAATCCCTGATCGACGAAGTCCGCGAGGGCCGCTTTCGTGAGGATCTGATGCATCGCGTGAATACAATCACCCTCGATGCTCCCCCACTACGCGAACGAATCGAAGACCTTAATGAACTGATCGAACTCTTCAGCAAGGAGCTCGGCGAGGAATACGTCGGCCGCCCATTTGGCAAGGAGACCCTCGATATTCTGCGCAACTACGCCTGGCCGGGAAACGTCCGCGAACTGCGAAACGTCGTGCGCCGCGCGCTGATTCTGTCCGAGAGCGATGAGATCCAGCCCGAGGATCTGCCTCGTCATTTGCGCCAGATGGTAAAGCCGGCGGACGAGAACACGGAGGCCTACGTGTTCGATTCGAACATGACGATCGCCGACTTGGAGAAGCGTCACATCCTGGCGATGCTGGACGACTGCGGCGGGAATAAAACACAAGCCGCACGGAAACTCGGAGTCTCTGTGAAGACGCTCTACAACAAGCTGGAAGCGTGGCAGTCGGACGACGAGGCGGAGTGA
- a CDS encoding aspartate aminotransferase family protein: MNLLERKRRVLMPCLYHFFGDDPLHLVDGKGTVVRDDRGREYLDFYSGVAVNGLGHCHPEVVEAAAQQMRKLQHTTTIFLTEPMIELAEKLVDVAPRGLSRVFFCADGSGANEGALIAARIATGRPAFLAFRGGLHGRTSLTMATTGLPMWQADPFRPEVVIHVDHPMNVGMDVHFSQLQQAIASKGADYFAAFIAEPICGNGGILVPPDGYFQKLRAFLQEHGILLIADEVQTGFCRTGEWFGLQNWETSPDLMSVAKALGNGLPIAAWMATEEVAARLTSPQASTFGGNLVPVAAALKVLEIMQRENLATESRRKGERFKEMLRAIDDDGIVDVRGKGLMIGVELSHEGQPATDRCDAVLRSLRDNGILAGKTGPGRNVLTFEPPLIVSDDELERVATATADAMAATREVLA, translated from the coding sequence ATGAACCTGCTGGAACGAAAACGCCGCGTCCTGATGCCGTGCCTTTATCATTTCTTCGGCGACGATCCGCTCCATCTCGTGGATGGCAAAGGCACCGTTGTGCGTGACGATCGCGGGCGGGAGTATCTCGATTTCTACTCCGGCGTTGCAGTGAATGGACTGGGGCATTGCCATCCGGAGGTCGTTGAAGCCGCAGCACAACAGATGCGAAAACTGCAGCACACCACCACTATCTTCCTGACCGAGCCGATGATTGAGTTGGCCGAGAAGCTAGTCGACGTCGCACCGCGGGGACTCAGCCGGGTGTTCTTCTGCGCAGACGGAAGCGGCGCCAACGAAGGCGCCTTGATTGCGGCGCGCATCGCCACAGGACGTCCTGCCTTTCTTGCGTTTCGCGGTGGCCTGCATGGAAGGACTTCGTTGACCATGGCAACCACCGGACTGCCAATGTGGCAGGCGGACCCTTTCCGGCCCGAGGTTGTCATTCACGTTGATCATCCCATGAACGTCGGGATGGATGTGCACTTCTCTCAGCTTCAACAAGCCATTGCGTCGAAGGGTGCGGATTACTTCGCCGCGTTTATCGCCGAACCGATCTGTGGGAATGGTGGAATTCTCGTGCCGCCGGATGGGTACTTCCAGAAGCTGCGCGCATTTCTGCAAGAGCACGGAATCCTCCTGATCGCAGACGAAGTGCAGACGGGATTCTGTCGAACGGGCGAGTGGTTCGGTTTGCAGAATTGGGAGACTTCGCCCGATCTGATGAGTGTCGCGAAAGCCCTCGGAAACGGCCTCCCGATCGCGGCATGGATGGCGACTGAGGAAGTTGCAGCCCGTCTCACATCGCCGCAGGCCTCCACCTTCGGGGGGAATCTCGTGCCCGTTGCCGCGGCCTTGAAGGTCCTGGAGATCATGCAGCGGGAGAACCTTGCCACCGAATCCCGTCGGAAGGGCGAGCGTTTCAAGGAGATGCTGCGCGCGATCGACGATGACGGAATCGTGGATGTCCGCGGCAAGGGACTGATGATTGGCGTTGAGTTGTCGCACGAAGGACAGCCCGCGACCGATCGATGCGATGCGGTCCTGCGTTCGTTGCGTGACAATGGCATCCTGGCTGGGAAGACGGGCCCTGGGCGCAACGTTCTGACGTTCGAGCCACCACTGATCGTTTCGGACGATGAACTCGAAAGAGTTGCGACCGCGACGGCGGATGCGATGGCGGCGACGCGCGAGGTCCTGGCATGA
- a CDS encoding SCP2 sterol-binding domain-containing protein, whose amino-acid sequence MNDLERCEYYLRDWLPPRLSANENQLLDSIGVPVSFDLHEGKESRRFTVQKKNEGLAVLEEAEPVCTYRLAASTFLKIAAGDWSPQRAVFTGKLRIGGDKLLAVRLGSLLESVFRRIPWDGSPASTLKATISSVTTELTPHQRAMLALHMDPKDGSRYWVERSSLLGIEPQELRTIEDLAAFGPMDRQAMSHRPWRDFVPMKLLRTGGEFTLGETGGTTGDPVTAAWSAKDFEAGFVTPLLSELGHRELEMFAQWLFVGPTGPHIIGKAADALARRTSGIDALKVDFDPRWHRTMLPGSTASLRHREHLVRQAMALLERESVDALFITPSVLQVLLEKHSGPWIANLRLVHLGGQSITRDEREWLAGKLPAHCALINGYGNSLFGCLIEDATRPLRYRTAENRVAIRLLRNPENLRDFALAGETGRVLFHRFDESMLLLNCVERDEADACESGFESPRPARETASAVAGGIY is encoded by the coding sequence ATGAACGATCTTGAACGTTGCGAATACTATCTGCGCGATTGGCTGCCGCCTCGCCTGAGCGCAAACGAGAATCAACTGCTGGATTCCATCGGCGTTCCTGTCTCGTTCGATTTGCATGAGGGCAAAGAGAGCCGCCGCTTCACCGTTCAGAAAAAGAACGAAGGCCTCGCTGTGCTCGAAGAGGCGGAGCCGGTCTGCACATACCGATTGGCTGCTTCGACTTTCCTGAAGATTGCAGCCGGCGACTGGTCGCCGCAGCGCGCTGTCTTTACGGGCAAATTGCGCATTGGCGGCGACAAGCTTCTGGCCGTCCGCCTTGGGAGTTTGCTCGAATCCGTCTTCCGACGCATTCCATGGGACGGTTCACCGGCGTCGACATTGAAGGCCACGATCAGCAGCGTGACCACGGAACTGACGCCTCATCAGCGCGCGATGCTGGCTCTCCACATGGACCCGAAGGATGGCTCGCGTTACTGGGTGGAGCGCTCGAGTCTACTCGGGATCGAGCCGCAAGAGCTGCGAACGATCGAGGATCTGGCGGCGTTCGGGCCGATGGATCGCCAGGCCATGTCGCATCGTCCGTGGCGCGATTTCGTCCCTATGAAACTGCTACGCACGGGCGGAGAATTCACGCTCGGAGAGACCGGCGGCACAACGGGCGACCCCGTCACGGCCGCGTGGTCGGCGAAGGATTTCGAAGCCGGATTCGTCACGCCGCTGTTGTCCGAATTGGGGCATCGTGAATTGGAGATGTTCGCGCAGTGGTTGTTCGTCGGTCCCACGGGACCGCACATCATTGGCAAGGCGGCCGACGCGCTCGCACGCAGAACCAGTGGCATCGACGCATTGAAGGTGGACTTCGATCCGCGCTGGCATCGCACAATGCTGCCCGGCTCGACCGCCTCGCTGCGGCATCGCGAACATCTCGTACGCCAGGCGATGGCATTACTCGAGCGAGAAAGCGTCGACGCTCTGTTCATCACGCCGTCGGTTCTGCAGGTACTCCTGGAGAAGCACTCCGGACCATGGATCGCGAACCTGCGCCTAGTTCACCTCGGCGGCCAGAGCATCACTCGCGACGAGCGCGAATGGTTAGCGGGCAAACTCCCCGCGCACTGTGCGCTCATCAATGGATATGGCAATTCGCTGTTCGGTTGCCTGATTGAAGATGCGACGCGTCCGTTGCGATACCGCACAGCCGAGAATCGCGTGGCGATTCGTTTGCTGCGCAATCCGGAGAATCTGCGCGACTTTGCTCTCGCCGGCGAGACGGGCAGAGTCCTGTTTCATCGCTTTGACGAGTCGATGTTGCTGCTAAATTGCGTGGAGCGCGACGAAGCCGATGCCTGCGAATCAGGTTTCGAATCCCCTCGACCGGCACGAGAGACGGCTTCGGCTGTCGCCGGCGGCATCTACTGA
- a CDS encoding SDR family oxidoreductase, whose product MRRTPIPMMTRRSIFLTGGSGYLGSALLRELLRRGHRVTAFVRERSQNRLPWHEALRVVTGDLTDPNLMLPTERFDAIVHCAAMPKLAGASQIAMEQANVAPVEFLAAHAKRTGVARFLHVSTAFVGADDDGVLAEASANEESCSNTYEKTKTKAEGLLLGRVDGLEVFRPGIILPEWMSSREEIEKSPLGPFFEALDVTGRGTCRLGAQAHIRPGFCRRTDVVRFIAGRLEAAPKPNSLWNLVSPERPTVAEIGRAFVRAGLAMHFEFLPRSRHPMFRPWDNYLSRDRRWEQTNTCAEANRIIGGLNNISETYLEMLGRSWLNAEILKEVSA is encoded by the coding sequence ATGAGGCGTACACCGATTCCGATGATGACAAGACGTTCCATCTTCCTCACAGGAGGAAGCGGCTACCTGGGTTCCGCGCTTCTGCGCGAGCTGCTGCGGCGAGGGCATCGCGTGACGGCGTTCGTGCGCGAGCGCTCGCAGAATCGTCTGCCATGGCACGAGGCATTGCGGGTGGTGACCGGCGACCTGACAGATCCCAATCTGATGCTGCCGACGGAGCGCTTCGACGCAATTGTTCACTGTGCCGCGATGCCCAAGTTGGCCGGCGCGTCGCAGATCGCGATGGAGCAGGCAAACGTTGCCCCGGTGGAGTTTCTTGCCGCCCATGCGAAGCGCACAGGTGTGGCGCGCTTCCTCCATGTTTCCACCGCGTTTGTCGGTGCGGATGACGACGGTGTCCTTGCCGAAGCTTCGGCCAACGAGGAGTCGTGCTCGAATACGTACGAGAAAACGAAAACGAAGGCAGAGGGCCTCCTGTTAGGGCGCGTCGACGGCCTCGAAGTCTTCCGCCCGGGGATTATCCTGCCCGAATGGATGAGCAGTCGGGAAGAAATCGAGAAGAGCCCGCTGGGCCCTTTCTTCGAAGCACTCGATGTAACGGGGCGGGGCACTTGCCGACTGGGGGCACAGGCACACATTCGGCCGGGATTCTGTCGCCGGACCGATGTCGTGCGTTTCATTGCCGGGCGACTCGAAGCGGCACCGAAGCCGAACTCTCTCTGGAATCTCGTCAGCCCCGAGCGGCCGACCGTTGCAGAAATCGGTCGGGCTTTTGTGCGGGCCGGGCTCGCGATGCACTTCGAGTTCCTTCCGCGATCCCGTCACCCCATGTTCCGTCCGTGGGACAACTACCTCTCTCGCGATCGCAGGTGGGAGCAAACGAACACCTGCGCGGAGGCAAACCGCATAATCGGCGGCCTCAACAACATTAGCGAAACGTATCTCGAAATGCTGGGAAGATCATGGCTGAACGCCGAGATCTTGAAGGAAGTGAGCGCATGA
- a CDS encoding cupin domain-containing protein produces the protein MPSQADIQHFYDHGRTPLCALDEGALAGLRHRTVIDGTTGAAQLALWQEEHKSGFDVPLHRHDCEEIITIVAGEILARIGDREWAILAGQSILIPEWEPHGFRVTSATPVRLLAIFGNPKPGIFKLDGTPSSPPWEGGATNHLQ, from the coding sequence ATGCCTTCGCAGGCTGATATTCAACATTTCTACGATCACGGCCGCACCCCGCTTTGCGCTTTAGACGAAGGCGCGCTGGCTGGGTTGCGGCATCGAACGGTGATCGATGGAACGACCGGCGCGGCGCAGTTGGCTTTGTGGCAGGAAGAGCACAAGTCCGGCTTCGATGTTCCGCTTCACCGGCACGATTGCGAAGAGATCATCACCATCGTCGCGGGCGAAATCCTTGCACGAATCGGCGATCGTGAATGGGCGATTCTAGCCGGACAGAGCATCCTGATCCCGGAGTGGGAGCCCCATGGCTTTCGAGTGACCAGCGCGACGCCTGTGCGCTTGCTGGCAATCTTCGGGAACCCAAAGCCTGGGATTTTCAAGTTGGATGGCACGCCTTCATCGCCCCCGTGGGAGGGCGGGGCCACGAATCATCTGCAGTAG